A window from bacterium encodes these proteins:
- a CDS encoding MBL fold metallo-hydrolase produces the protein MPLPLWRSRPTAFEMLPATSVRNGPINDFIYLSEGNSNAYQVVTDEGRVVINTGMGFEAPVHKAVFDAIDSGPIRYILLTQGHVDHVGGVDFFREEGTLLIAQANNPAQQADDARIGAFRARRSAFAFAEAIAKANEYVKKHHGSAISPQSQPKPDILVDENYAFELGGLRFELIAVPGAETTDSLLIWLPQHGICFTGNVFGALFGHFPNLVTMRGDRYRDALKYVDTLETVMALEAEMLLVGHHGPVVGRETIRAELERTRDAVLHVHDATIQAMNERKDVWTAMREVSLPAELEVGQGYGKVSWSVRAIWENYSGWFHQRSTTELYATPPSSVHAQLVELAGGPDAVAGAAHGRVEAGMPVQAIHLAEIALSADPEHRLAAEASVSAHRALLAQSENFWETAWLRKEIRRLEKRLSDSS, from the coding sequence ATGCCCTTGCCTCTCTGGCGATCTCGACCCACGGCCTTCGAGATGCTGCCAGCGACGAGCGTTCGAAACGGCCCGATCAACGATTTCATCTACCTCTCCGAAGGCAACTCCAACGCCTATCAGGTCGTGACCGACGAGGGCCGGGTCGTGATCAACACCGGCATGGGTTTCGAGGCGCCCGTCCACAAGGCGGTCTTTGACGCGATCGACTCCGGACCGATCCGCTACATCCTGCTGACCCAGGGCCATGTGGACCACGTGGGTGGCGTCGACTTCTTCAGGGAAGAAGGCACTCTGTTGATCGCCCAGGCCAACAACCCCGCACAACAGGCCGACGACGCGCGCATCGGGGCTTTTCGCGCGCGACGCAGCGCCTTCGCTTTCGCCGAGGCTATCGCGAAGGCCAATGAGTACGTCAAGAAGCACCACGGCTCCGCAATCTCCCCACAGAGCCAACCGAAACCGGACATTCTGGTTGATGAGAACTACGCCTTCGAACTCGGAGGCCTGCGCTTCGAGTTGATCGCGGTCCCAGGCGCCGAGACGACGGACTCACTGCTGATCTGGCTTCCCCAGCACGGCATCTGCTTCACGGGCAACGTGTTCGGTGCGCTGTTCGGACACTTCCCGAATCTGGTGACGATGCGGGGGGATCGCTACCGCGACGCACTGAAATACGTCGATACACTCGAAACGGTCATGGCACTCGAAGCGGAAATGCTCCTGGTCGGGCATCACGGCCCGGTCGTGGGTCGCGAGACCATCCGCGCAGAACTCGAGCGCACTCGCGACGCGGTACTCCACGTGCACGACGCGACGATCCAGGCCATGAATGAACGAAAGGATGTCTGGACGGCGATGCGGGAAGTGAGCCTGCCTGCCGAACTCGAGGTGGGCCAGGGTTACGGCAAGGTATCGTGGTCCGTGCGCGCAATCTGGGAGAACTATTCCGGCTGGTTCCATCAGCGATCGACCACGGAACTGTACGCGACGCCTCCTTCGAGCGTACACGCGCAACTCGTCGAGCTGGCCGGCGGGCCCGACGCGGTGGCTGGCGCCGCGCACGGGAGAGTGGAAGCCGGTATGCCCGTTCAGGCGATTCACCTGGCCGAGATCGCGCTCTCCGCCGATCCCGAACACCGCCTCGCCGCAGAGGCGAGCGTGAGTGCGCACCGAGCCCTGCTCGCGCAGAGTGAGAACTTCTGGGAAACCGCCTGGTTGCGCAAAGAGATCCGCAGGCTCGAAAAACGACTGAGCGACAGCAGTTGA
- a CDS encoding ADP-ribosylglycohydrolase family protein — MTPLRDRIRSAWQGRISGCQLGKPVELLAMRQGWEALDAYLKGNDAFPLRDYVPAAEDSFVASIGLASCRGHITRSEPDDDINYTTLALLMLEEHGLALTTEDVARTWLLLLPAGATFTAERAAYRTLMHRAHEWFAQGAEPGFDLAECSDNPYSDWIGAQIRADLYGWVVPGRSALAADLARRDAALSHRGDGIHGATFVAALGAAIPDSSTLSAAVDLALEEVPVESETAAAVQLGRKHAGDPSAHETIRDCYRGLSPVHTVNNLALVVWALLSHPDDFGAAIGDAVAAGLDTDCNGATVGALWGLQGKAIPEAWTEPWQGRVGLSLAGYDELPLETLVDRTTALAEKLS; from the coding sequence ATGACCCCACTTCGCGATCGCATACGCTCGGCCTGGCAGGGGCGGATTTCCGGTTGTCAGCTCGGAAAGCCCGTTGAACTGCTCGCAATGCGGCAGGGATGGGAGGCCCTGGATGCCTACCTGAAAGGAAACGACGCGTTTCCATTGCGCGATTACGTACCGGCCGCCGAGGACAGCTTCGTGGCCTCGATCGGCCTCGCTTCGTGCCGCGGACATATCACTCGCAGCGAACCCGACGATGACATCAACTACACCACCTTGGCGCTGCTCATGCTCGAAGAGCACGGTCTGGCACTGACGACCGAGGACGTCGCGCGCACATGGTTGTTGCTGCTTCCCGCGGGCGCGACCTTCACGGCCGAGCGCGCCGCCTACCGAACCCTGATGCACCGGGCGCATGAGTGGTTCGCGCAGGGCGCGGAGCCGGGCTTTGACCTGGCCGAGTGCTCCGACAATCCCTACTCCGATTGGATCGGCGCGCAGATTCGGGCTGACCTGTACGGCTGGGTCGTGCCCGGGCGCAGTGCGCTGGCCGCAGATCTGGCTCGACGCGATGCCGCGCTCTCCCATCGCGGCGACGGCATCCACGGCGCCACATTCGTGGCTGCTCTGGGCGCGGCCATACCGGATTCGTCGACGCTATCGGCGGCCGTAGACCTGGCGCTCGAAGAAGTACCGGTCGAATCCGAAACTGCTGCCGCTGTGCAACTCGGTCGCAAACACGCGGGCGACCCGTCCGCCCACGAGACGATTCGCGACTGCTATCGCGGGCTCTCCCCGGTCCATACCGTGAACAATCTTGCGCTGGTGGTCTGGGCTCTGTTGAGCCATCCCGACGACTTCGGAGCGGCGATCGGAGACGCGGTCGCAGCGGGTCTGGATACCGACTGCAACGGCGCGACCGTGGGTGCCCTGTGGGGATTGCAGGGCAAAGCGATCCCCGAAGCCTGGACCGAACCCTGGCAGGGACGCGTCGGACTCTCGCTGGCTGGCTACGACGAGCTTCCCCTCGAAACACTCGTGGATCGCACGACGGCTCTGGCGGAAAAGCTCAGCTAA
- a CDS encoding carboxymuconolactone decarboxylase family protein, translated as MSDKKRFERGLEKFNEVYCGDLPAPPPGAMPFFDVMLEQLFGEVWTRSALSQRDRRLVTMGVIAALGEREAWAIQVRSALKNEELNPEQVREMVIHLAQYAGYPRVSGLVSESEKVLQEFADSNS; from the coding sequence ATGTCGGACAAGAAGCGATTCGAACGCGGTCTGGAAAAGTTCAACGAGGTGTACTGCGGCGATCTGCCGGCCCCACCTCCTGGAGCCATGCCGTTTTTCGACGTCATGCTCGAACAGCTTTTCGGCGAGGTCTGGACGCGGTCTGCGCTTTCGCAACGCGATCGACGCCTGGTGACGATGGGTGTGATCGCAGCGCTTGGCGAACGCGAGGCCTGGGCGATCCAGGTGCGCAGCGCGCTCAAGAACGAGGAGCTCAACCCGGAACAGGTGCGGGAGATGGTCATCCACCTGGCGCAATACGCCGGCTATCCGCGTGTTTCGGGTCTGGTGTCCGAGAGTGAGAAGGTGCTGCAGGAGTTCGCCGACTCGAATTCGTAG